From a region of the Rhipicephalus microplus isolate Deutch F79 chromosome X, USDA_Rmic, whole genome shotgun sequence genome:
- the LOC119161291 gene encoding serine/threonine-protein phosphatase 1: MSGFFKNSLRSHSRMGALISVILSTVQSYLRAPVSRKHPFGFPLPPEIHKTLTAEYIESFKQVFVVGDVHGCYDELMDLLAVAKARGNDTLKLFVGDLVNKGPRSGDVLEFLMNNHSSCHSVRGNHDEVVLREYYASRNPMYALPAENNWIKHLTVCQIRYLEQLPYTLVMPSLNTVIVHAGLVPDQGLSTSLVDMVTMRNVIINDCWEKGGIRATCKNEENAEPWGQVWNGPHHVIFGHDAKRKLQKWRHCTGLDTGCVYGNALTGIFITGNRAGELVSVNAKSTHQRPMDKQK; this comes from the exons ATGAGCGGTTTCTTCAAAAATTCGCTGAGAAGTCATTCAAGAATGGGAGCATTAATATCCGTGATCTTGAGCACAGTGCAGTCCTACTTGCGAGCACCGGTCAGCCGTAAGCATCCCTTCGGTTTTCCCTTGCCTCCCGAGATCCACAAAACTCTCACTGCGGAGTACATAGAGTCATttaagcaagtcttcgtcgtcgGCGACGTACATGGTTGCTACGATGAGCTCATGGATCTTCTTGCCGTGGCGAAAGCCAGAGGTAATGACACGCTCAAGTTGTTCGTCGGCGATCTCGTCAACAAGGGACCCAGAAGTGGAGATGTACTTGAGTTTCTGATGAACAACCATTCCTCGTGTCACTCCGTACGTGGCAATCATGACGAG GTGGTGCTCAGGGAGTACTACGCCTCACGCAACCCAATGTATGCCCTTCCTGCGGAGAATAATTGGATTAAACATCTCACTGTGTGCCAAATTCGTTACCTTGAGCAGCTTCCCTACACTCTGGTTATGCCAAGCCTCAACACTGTCATTGTGCACGCCGGTCTTGTTCCTGACCAAGGACTGAGTACATCACTGGTGGACATGGTCACAATGCGAAATGTCATTATTAATGATTGCTGGGAGAAGGGTGGCATCAGGGCCACCTGCAAGAATGAAGAAAATGCTGAACCTTGGGGCCAAGTGTGGAATGGGCCACATCATGTCATCTTTGGCCATGATGCCAAACGCAAGCTCCAGAAGTGGCGTCACTGCACAGGACTTGACACTGGGTGTGTGTACGGGAATGCACTTACAGGCATATTCATCACTGGAAACAGGGCTGGTGAACTTGTATCAGTGAATGCCAAGTCCACCCACCAGAGGCCTATGGACAAGCAGAAGTga